TCGCGGGGATCTTTGGCCCCACGAATTGTCGCTTAAGAAATGCGGACGTTTGCTTGATAACTTGGGCACGATCGCGTTCCCAGAATGTGCTGTGATAAAACCCCTTCAGCTCAACAAGTTGTTTGTCAGAAGACGACAACCCCGCAAAGAATTGTTTCTGCGCATCGTTTCGCACAACATAGTCTTTGTCCGAAACGAACATCAATGTTGGTGTTGTGATCGCTGAAGCATCATCCATCAATCTGGTTGAGCTATCGTACAAGTCCAACAATACGTTGACAGCGATTTGAGGTGAGATCAACGGATCGCTTGCGTAACGCCTGGCTTGATCATGGTCGTGAGTCAACATTTTGGGCTTAACGTAGCTGCTGATAAAGCTTTGGGGCCGAACCTTGTGAAGCAATCGCAACCCCGGAATCGCTAGCGGCACATAAAGCTTGATGCGCAAGGCAGGAGTCGCCAGCACCATTGCTCGCACCGGTCGGGCATAGTCGTGAATCCAAGCCGCCGCCAAAACCGCACCAACGCTTTGACCGACGACACCCATTTCCGAAATTGGCAAACCAAACTTTGTCGAAAGATGGCAAGCGAATTCGTCGGCATCTTGAACCATCCGCGCGAAGCTTTCGGCAGCACCACGTGCCCCCTGTGTCCGTCCATGACCGCGAGCATCCCAGGCGAAAAACCAACAGTCATCGAGCTCACTTGTTTCGACAAACTCCTGCCATCTTTCGGAATGCTCGTGCCCACGGTGAAACAACAAAACCGATCGTTGGCTTTCGCTGGCAGGTCGCCAATAGCGATAAAAGATGATTTGCCCGTCACTTGCAACAAATGAATCCTCGACTGATCTTCGTTCCTTGCAACTGGACTTTGGAGCTTCAGCGATTGAGCGGCTACGGTGCAGGGCACTTGCCGCGATCGGTGCTGACTCGCACCGTTCTTCGGGCTGTTGCTCGGAAACATTTTGGCGAAGGGTGATTGTCGTCACGGCGAAGGCTTTGGTTTGAGTTTAAATCGCGGTCTGCAATTGAAGAGCCTTCCGGCAGCGATTCCAAACGGAGATTACTGACAAAAAGATCAGACAAACCAGATAGCCGCTTGCAACCGATGCATTGATCCATCCGGCTGCCAATAGGGTTGAAAGTAGGCCAACCCAAAAGGCGCGGTCACTCTTTCCCATCGGGCCGTCATAGCGACGTTCTCCACCAACTTGAATCGCGGTCATTCCTGCAAATTCAACAATGACCGCTAGGACCACAAACAGCACCAGCAACCAAACCGAAAGCTGTGAAACCAATGCGAGTGGCAAGTACAAACAAACGTCGCTCACAATGTCCCCGAGTTCATTCAGGATGGCTCCCAAGTTGCTCTTCTGGTTGAACTCCCTTGCCAACATACCGTCGATCGCGTTAAGCCCCATGCGAATTAGCAAGACCACCGGCATCATCGCCAAGGCCCACCAGGACATCGGGAACAGTACGACCAAAAGCCCTTGGCAAACCGAGATCAAGACGGCAAAAAGAGTGACCTGATTCGCCGTCACGCCTTGGCTGGCGAGGAACCTCACGACAGGTCGAAGGACCGATTGAAACTTTGGCTTTAAGTCGTAAACGCTGGGCATGATTTAATCTCGGGTGAACTGTTTGACGGCGACCGGACGGCAACTAAGCCGTCGCGACGGTTCCGAACTGCAAGCAACGTATTTCAGGTCGAACAACAATATCCGGACGAGATAGCCGGATCCGATCGAAAGCCGCTTCGGCTGACCGACATCGCCCGGTTTTGACAAGCCAAGCAGCGACGATCGCGGCGCTACGCGAATAACCGGCCTTGCAATGGATCAGAACCCCACGATGCCGATTGGCTTCGATAAACCTTACCGCAATTTCGATTTGGCTCTCTGTTGGCGCGGTCAGATCAAGAATTGGCAATTCAAGACGCTCAAGTTCCAGCAACTGAGAATTTTCGTTGAACGCGACACAAACATCGACCACCGCACCAATTGCGTTCTGTTCGATTTGGCGTTCTTCACATGCTGTTGGCAAGCGACCAATCCACACGTTGTCGACGACATGATCAGCGACATTTGATCGTCTTGCGTAGTACTTCCAAGAAAGCCATTGTCCTGCGAGCACCGGTCCCATCAATATCCTGGCTGGCCATGAAATCCTGCCATTCTTGCGGCGGTAGATCGAATCGCCCAACTTGAGATAGCCGAGTGCAGTGATGCCACAAGCCACGCCTGGCCAAAGCGTCAGCCAACCACAGCTCGGAATCCAAGCCATAGGTGCGATCAGTAGCAAACTGGCAGCTCCATAGATCGAAGCGATCCCGAAGTCCGGTGTGGCTTTTCGCTTCCATCCCAATCCATCGAAGACATACATCACCACCACCGCCAGAACGAAACCACCAACGACGTCAATAAAGTGATGCTGGTACAGCAGCAAAGTTGATAGGCCGATTAAACAGAACCAAAGATTCATCAACACCCTGGAAAGGCCACGGCAGTGCCTTCCGAAGTGAACCGCCAAAACGGTCCGCAGCGCAATGTGCATCGATGGGCAAAGGTTGAACGGCTTATCCATCGCCGTAAACCAGGTGTAGATCGAACCGAAGAAGCCGCTTGGCTGCGGCCGCTCGACAGCCAGTTCAAGCGGGTAGACCAAGAAGCAAACGGCAGCGACGATCACAATCGCTGATAGTCGCTGGCCCAAGACACGTAGTTCAGAACGAGTGGAACATACAAAGGGCGCGATCACGAAAAACAGATCGATGGACATGTATGGAATGATCATCGCGGGAACAAATGGGATCGCTTTCTCCCATTCGTAGTACCAGGTTCCAACGTCTTGTCGGTAAGAAGTCAAAAACGCGGCCCCACCATAGAACATCAGAAACAAAGCCGATGTGACGGCAGCCACCATGACGGATTCCGGCCATGTCGGCTTGGCATTTGGTGACCGGCTTGCGTCTTTGTCGCGAATTGGCGAGATGGGGTTCATGCGATGTCCCGAGTGCGCGTGTGTGTTTCCACACAAGAGCCTGCTTGTCAGGATTTGTGCGCAGCATGGCGTATCGATAGCGCAGCGGCGGGCTCTTGGGTATCTATCGCTGAGGCGTCCACCATCCGGCGGCACGCCCCCACCAGAATCAACTATCTTGGTAGGTCTATGGAACACCTAGCAATCGAAGTCCGTTACACCCTTTTGGGCATTGCCGTCGCCCTCGGCGCTGCAACCGTGTTGGTCTTGGTCGCAAGATGGTTGTTCAACAAGGATCAAGATGGCGAGCTAACTAGCCGTATCAAAACGTGGTGGGTCATCGTCGGCTTGTTCGTTGCAGCGATCGTCCCCGCAGCAAACTCAGCAGTTTGGCTCTTCGCATTTGTCAGCTTTTTGGCGTTGAAAGAGTTCTTGTCGATGACGCCGACACGTCGGGCAGATCGGCGGGTATTGTTCTACGCCTATGCCACGATTCCGCTTCAGTACTACTTTGCGGCAGTGAACTGGTACGGCATGTTCATCGTGTTCATTCCGGTCATCATGTTCATCGCTTTGCCAGCCCGAATGATCACGATCGGCCGTACCGAAGGATTTCTGAAAGCTGCGGGCACCCTACATTGGGGTTTGATGTTGACAGTTTTCAGCCTGTCGCACGCTGCGATCCTGCTGACCTTTGATCCGACGCTATCCGATTCGGTTCGGCTTATTGGTAGCTACCCTTCCGAAGTCGGCAAACGCCATCCCGGGCCAGGGCTTCTATTGCTGCTGGTGTTGATGACAGAACTGAACGACATCTTTCAGTTCTGTTGGGGTAAATCCTGCGGCGGCCGAAAAGTCGCCCCCACGGTCAGTCCAGGAAAAACCTATGCCGGACTGATCGGTGGCGCTGCAACAACGATCCTCGTCTCCATCATCCTTGGCCCCAAGTTGACGCTGATGGATTGGAAATGCTCTGGCATCGCAGGAGTCATCATTGCGTTTGCGGGCTTCTTTGGTGACCTTTGCATGTCGTCTCTAAAACGCGATCTGAAAATCAAAGACTTCGGCGCGACTCTTCCTGGCCATGGTGGCGTTTTAGACCGAGTTGACTCGCTGATATTCACCGCGCCACTGTTCTTCCACTTCGTCTATTACTTCTACGGCTGAGCCTGTACCGAATGAACCACAAATTGCGATGGCTATTTTTCGCGATCGTCATTCGGCCGTTGATGATCGTCATTCTCGGAACAAACCTAAAGCATCCCGAGCGAATTCCTGGTGATGGTCCGGCAATCATCGTTGCCAACCACAATAGCCATTTGGACGTCTTTGCTCTAATGCACGTGCTCGGCTTGTCGCGTCTCAAGAAGGTCCGACCGGTGGCCGCAGCGGACTACTTTTTAAGCCGACCGCTACGCAGTTGGTTCGCCAGGAAGATCGTCGGAATCATCCCCATTGACCGCAACCAAGTCGGGCGAAGCCCCGACGGTCGGCATCCTCTACAAGACATCTCGGATTCACTGGCCAATGACGAGATCGTCTTACTGTTTCCCGAAGGCACCCGAGGTGAACCTGAACTGCTAAAAGAGCTACAGACCGGCGTCGCACACTTGGCGCGACGTCACCCCGAGGTCCCCATCATTCCGGTTTTCATGCGTGGACTGGGCAAAGCCCTACCGAAAGGAGAGGCGATCTTGGTGCCGTTTCTCTGTGACATCGTTTTTGGCAGCCCACTCCCGTCTGGACTTTCCAAACGCGATTTCATGTGCCAACTGAACGATTCAATCGATTCCCTATCGGCCGAACTCGGTGGTGGCCAATGGGATTAATACTGTCCCCTGGAAATGCGTTCAAGACATAGAGAAAGGCACGAGGTTTTATCCCCGTGCCTTTCATGATTTCCAATTTAGCGAAGTCGCTTCAGTCGATCAGTTCGATTCGACCTCTTCGGACTCCTCATCGGCCCCTGGATCAGATTCGGTCGCTGGTTGTTCTTCCGCGGCAGTATCTTCAGATTCAGCGGCGTCTTCGGCCATCTCTTCAGTCGTAGATTCCGCACCGCCCGATTGATCACCGCCCTCTGCGGAGTCACTTACTTCGGAGTCACTCGCTTCAGCTTCGCTCTCTGCTTTTGACTCAGACGATTGCTCCGGCTCGGACACGGTCTCATTGTCTTCTGCTGCCATCTCAGCATCAGCAGGTTCTTCGGCCGACTCGAGCGCAGGCTCAGCATCAGAGTCAGCTTTGGCTTCTTCTTCAGCAGCCTTCATCGCTTCCAACTCACGAGCACGCTCTTCTTCTTCGAGTTCTTTCTTACGGTTGGCAGCCAACTCGCCCTGTTGTTCACGAACAGTTTTATACGCATCGGCATTCTGGATACCGTTTTCACTGTTCATCATTCGGGCGAACGTTGCCAACGGGAAGTCGTCAGGAAGATCTTCCGAATCAATCGCGATCATGTATCGGCGAATCGACATGTAGAGGTCTTCTGCCGAATCATCGATTGTCAAAATCGGATAGTCGTCGAAGATCTCGGCCCAGATTTCAAACGCCTTCTTGTACTTTTCAATTGCGACGTAGATTTCTGCGTCGGCATTTGCCTTCTCGGCTTCATAAATCAACCGGCGTGCCTCAACCGTCCGCTCTTCTTGCTCAGCCATCGCCAAGCTTTCCCAGTAGATGTAGTTGATTTGGCGACGATAGCTATCGGTCTTTTGGATCTGCGCGTCCAAGTCTTTGATCTCGTCGATCAACTGAATCGCGGTCAGCTGCTCGGCTTGCGGCAGTTGTTTGAGAACCGCTTCACGATCAGGTTCGATCGAAGCGAGAATCGCGGGCATCGCCTGCTTGCCAGCTTCAGTACGTTCTTCAGGGGCTTTGTCATAAACCTTTCGAACATCGATGGGCAACGCGGCGACTTTCTCTTCACGCATTTGCTCGTAGACGTCGCCTGCAACCTTACGGAACTCGTCCAGCTTCTCCGACTTTTGAGCGTTCAGGTCGTTGATACGTCCCAGCTTGATCGAGAAACCATCGTTCGTAGGAACGCTTCGTCGTCCGAACTGCTCCCAGCCTTCGGCTGATTTGGTGTAGGCACGGACGGCACGTTCATCCAACACGCCTTCTTTTTCGATCGCTTCGGCATGCTTAAATAGCCACTTCGGACCGGTTTCGAAAAAGTTGATCGGCGACTGGCGACGGATTTTCACACCTGCATCAACCAGGTCGTAGCCATGGTTCAGCCACAGGCGCCCGACCAACCAGTTATCCGGCTTTTGGTCAGGACCTTTTGCCTCGTTGCTGTCGACGGCGATCCCTTCGTTTGCAAGCGAAGCATGCAGGATCTTGTCTTCAGAGAACAAACGTCGAAACTGCTTCTTCTCATCCGACATCCCGAGCTTTTGTCCGTAGAACCAGCCGGTGTACCAAATCAGACGCGGCGCCTTTCGGTTTTGCCGAACCCCACGAGTCAAAAACTCGGTACCTTCGCGGACCATTTCGTAACGTTGACGGTAATCGTCGAACTCAATCGACACGTTGTACGCCAAGTTGTGCGCTTGGTGTTCCCAAACTTTGTCGTAGTGAGGCTGTAGCAACGCGATGTTATTGAGGGAAGCTTTCAAGCGATCCCATTCGTGTGCAACGCGATACTTGTGAGCCTTGTCCCACAACAGAGTCGCGGCGACACCACGAAGCCCCAATGAAGCGAGTTTCATTGTTTCACTAGCGGGGCTGATTTCGCCAAGATCACTTTCGGCGATCCCATACTTTTGCCGCATCAGCGCCAGTTGCCCACCAGAGTCGGGCGTCCCATCGGACGGCCGACCCAGCAGATACAACGGAACCAATGTTGCAACAAGGATGACGAGATAAATGATCTTGCGACGGAAAGCAGTCGACTGGTTCATGCCGCGATCTCGCGAGATTTCAAAAAGAAGTAACTGATTAGAAAGGCCAACAAACAATATCCCAGTGTCGCAACACCATGACGGGCAAGCACCGCACCAAAGATGTTCACACCACTGGCAGCATACTCGGCTGTTCCGACCATGCGCGGCAAGTTAGGTAGAGCAGTAGCGACGGCATCGAGTGCATACACGATTCCGGCATCGGCAGATTTGATCAACGTATTCGCGACGCCTTCGACGTCCAACTGGGTCGTCATCGCATCTTGTTTGACCAATCGCACAAGTGACTCAATCGGACCACCACCGTGTTCGATCGGTGAATCGATGTAATAACGAGTGTCGTAGATCGTTTCGGCGGAAAAGCCCATCAAGACACAGACCGCTGTGGCGACCATCGCGACGGGACCGCTTAGAAACGTACTGAACATCACACCAAAAGCGATGATCATGGTCATTTGGAACCAGATCGAGATATACGCTTTAGTCAAATTCCAACCGAAAGAAGACTCGGCGGGACGTAGGTAGACCCCACTCTTGGTCACGCCTAGGTACTGGCTACGATCCAAACAACGCAGAATCAACTGCATGCGACCGTCTTCGGTGACCAAGTCGTCGTAAACGCTCAGTTCACGTGTGGCACCTTCGGAATCGGTACCTTCGATCTGCAATGGAAGCGTCCGCTCGTCAATTTGATATTCTTCGACGACAAAAGGAATCGGATTAGACTCCGCCCCGGTGTCGGGGTTCTTCATCGTCAATGAACCACGGATGCCCGATTCGATATCGCCCTTGTAAGACCGATAGGCTCGAACGGACAAATCAACCGGAATGCCATCGGGATAAAGCGACGGAACAACGTTATCAAAGGTGAATTCGGCCATGCCCAGCGTGCCGCCTTCGACATAGCTGTGTTCCAACTTACGTGGTCCACGGGCGATTCCGATGAAACGCGAGATACCTGCCGAACCGTAGCCGCCGTCCATTTGTTCTGCACCGACGTCGATCCCCGCATCTTTTGGTGCACCAGATCGGTCATAGAACTGAATGTCACCATAAACCGGAATCCGTGCTCGCAATTGCTGAGTCGGTGGGCCGATTTCGAATGTTTGGTCATCGATCTTGCGAACGACGTGACGGTGACCACGAACAAAATCGGTGACGCCGATTTCTTCGTCGGACTCAATCGTAAAATTGTGCTGGTGCTTACGAACGTAGTCGGTCTTACCGGTAATCGTTCCGCTTTCGTCACGCGTCGCGTCTACCACTTCGACGTGCGTGTGGTCCAGTCCACGGCGCACAAATAGGTAGCTAAGCAATCCCATCGGGACCAACATCATGGTGCCGACACCGATGAAACCCAGCATCCGGCCCAGCACGATCTCGCTGGATCGAACCGGCTTGGTGACGATCGTGTAAATCGTCCGAGTTTCGATGTCTTGTGGTAGCGAAAAAGCACTGATGAAAAGTGCCAACGCCAACACCAGATAGTTTGTCGCTGTGAGGACGAAGCTGATGTAAAGACGGGCGGGATCGTCGCTTTCAGGGTTCAAAAACCATCCTGCCAGTAGCAGCACGACGACGAACAAACCGAAAACAAACAAGACGCGGCGTCGAATCGCTTCTTTAAATGCCAAGCGGGCGAGCGCGAAAATTCGGCGTGGACTCGTGCCAGGCAAATCGGTTCGAAAGAAATCGCGAACGGCGCGTGCGACCGCGTAAAAGCCTTCACCCGGGCCATAGCGAGCGGACGAAATGATGTAACCGACCAGGAGCCCCAGCACGATCGCCAGGACGATCAGCACACCGCCTTTCAAAAGGGCGCTTTCCAAGAACGCCCCCGGACGCATCAGCCATTCCGAGAATGTCCAGAAATCATCGGGTTGCAACTTCATGACTGGTCACCTTCTTCATTCGATTCAGGTTTGTCAGCCATTGAAGCCGAAACGCGTCGAGCACCTGGACGAGCTTCGCTTTCACGAACGATATCCAGGAACAGGTCTTCCATCGTCGCGGTCGGATTGTCCATCGATTTCAGGTCACCACCGTGACGGCTGATGACTTCGCGAATCTCTTGCTTGGCGTCGTCGGACAATCCGGTCGCGTGGACTTCGGTGATGTCGCGAACTTTCAGCAGATCGCTGACGCGTCCGAGTTCTTTTAGCTCGCCTTGGTGCAGAATTGCCACCCGGTCACAGACGTCTTGAACGTCGCCCAGTTGGTGGCTGCATAGCAGAACGGTTTTGCCTTGATCACGAAGGGCCAAGATCAGGTCCTTCATTTCGCGGATACCGATCGGGTCCAGACCGGTGGTCGGTTCGTCCAATAGGACCAAATCCGGGTCATTGATCAGGGCCTGAGCCAAACCGACGCGGCGACGCATCCCTTTACTGTATTCACGCAATTGTCGGTGACGTGCGGCTTGCAACCCGACCAGCGACAACAATTCGTTGACGCGTTGGCGGCGCTGGGTGCCGGACATGTCGAAGAGGCGGCCGTAGAAATCGAGTGTCTCTTCGGCATTTAGAAACTGATACAGGTACGACTCTTCGGGAAGGTAGCCGATCCGTTCGTTCTTTTTGGTTTCGGTCGCGTCTTTGTCAAAAACCAGCACTCGGCCGCTGGTGGGGAACAACAACCCCAGGATCAGCTTGATCGTCGTCGACTTACCGCTACCGTTGGGGCCCAACAGGCCAAAGATTTCGCCTTTGCGGACTTCGATATCAAGCGACTTCACCGCGTGGACCTTCTTTCGGCCCCAAAAGTCCTTGTAAATCTTGTTCAGGTTGCGGGTTTCGATGACCACGTCACTGCTTGCGGGCTGGCTTGACGCAGTAGCGGTTGCATTTTCGGCGCCAGCCTCGGTTGAGCTTGCGACTGCTGTTGAATCGGTGTCCACGAACAGCGTTCCGTATCAGAGGAGGGTAAGAATTCGAGTGGATAATCGAGGATGGTTACGCTACGCGAGTGACCCGAAACCGGTTCGGTCATTTTCGGTGTCAATTTCTATCGAGGGGGCCTCTGGGAACCATTACGGCGATTCCAGCTTTCCAGTCACCCAACCGCCGGCAAACGGGCAACACCGGTCGTTGCCAAAATCCGGTTTGCCTTGCCACAATGCGCTTCAATCCGCTGGGGCATTCCTTTCGCAAACTGCCGAGCTTGTCATGGCGAATCGCCTGCTAAATCGCCCGCCGGTTCGCATTGGGGGTGCCTGCGGCGCGAATGGTGGGAACTTGCGGAACCAAATTGACCGCGCGGATCGATCCGATTATTCCGATTCACGTACCTTTTTCTTCATCGCCTTTGGCCAGTCGACGTGCCTAGATTGAACGACGTGCCTGCATCTGAATCCGACATGCCACCCGCTGACAATTGCGTCGGGTACGAAGAAGCCGTCGGATACCTCTACGGGCGGATCGACTACGAAAGGATCGCTTCGAATTCGTCGGAACACGAATTCCGCTTGGATCGCACCGCTGAACTGTTCCGTTCACTCGGGCTGACCAGATATCTTCACCCTTCGTATCGCACCGATGCGGAAAACGCGGACCGCGAGAACCAGACCACGGTACCGATCGTGCACGTAGCCGGAACAAAAGGCAAAGGCTCGACAACCACGATGGTCAGTTCAATCTTGGCTGCCGCAGGGATTAAGGCCGGACTCTACACCTCGCCTCACCTGACTCGCCTTAACGAGCGATTCCGAATCAACGGGAATCCCTGTAGCGACGAAGACCTTGTCCGACTCGTTGAACGCGTCAAACCGGTGGTCGAAGAATTTGATCGCCTGGGCCAAGGGCTTTCATTTTTTGAACTGACAACCGCTCTTGCCGTTTTGCATTTCGACCTCAGTGGCTGCGATGCGATCGTTCTTGAAGTCGGCTTGGGCGGACGACTGGACAGTACCAATGTTTGCCACAGCACCGTCACAGCGATCACTTCGATCGGATTGGACCACCAACATGTGCTCGGAAATACGCTAGAGGAGATCGCGCGAGAGAAAGCTGGCATCATCAAACCTTCCGTCCCGGTGGTTTGCGGAGTCAGAGACGCAGGACCGTTTCGAGTCATCCAAGAAATTGCAGAGCAGCATCGGTGCTCGGTCTTACACATCGAAGATGACTTTGCGGCCGACCAAATTGCTGAAACGCAATGTGGCACCCGGTTTACCTATCTCGAACGCGATGCGGGTACGCCAAATCCCAAAAGCAAAAGTGTGCGATCACAAAAAATCAACGCGGCGACGGAATCGTTCGACGTTGATCTTCCTTTGATCGGAAGACATCAAGCCGACAACGCGAGTGTGGCTATCACCATTTGCCGGACCTTGCAACAAACCCAAACGTTCCAGGAACGTTTCGCAATGCTCCATGAACGCTTCGCAATGCACGGAACTTTGCTGTCTTCCCAAGCGATGCAGCGAGGTCTGGATGCCGTTCGGTGTGCCGGGCGGTTAGAGAAATTTGTGTTGCCCGAAGACGCATTCATGGACGACTTTGGGACAACGCTGCCAAATCCGACCAAGCTGATTTTGGATACCGCGCACAACCCGGACTCGATCGCAGCGTTGTGCAGTGCAATCAAATCACGGGTGACGAACTCCACAGCGGATGCAGCGATGCACCGGCCCATCGTGCTGGTCTTCGGCACCAGCCGTGATAAAGACGTCCACGTGATGGCCGCACAATTAGTCGATGTGGTCGACCACGTGATTTGCACGCAGTACCAAACCAATCCCCGCGCAATGCCATCGCAGACGGTGCACGACGCATTTGATCAAGCCAAACAGAACCTTACAACTGAAAGGCAAATCAGCATCGAGGTCGAGCCCAATCCGAACCACGCGTTGGCAATCGCAGCGGTCAGGGCGACCGACGAAAACCACGCTCGCCCAAACAGCAATCTTCTGGCAACAGAACGTGGTACCGTGATTGTCTGTGGCTCGTTTTATCTTGCAGGCGAATTACGCGATCAGATCGTCCGGCGCAGTCGCAAACCGTGCGACCAAATCAAACTCGGTACGTACACCAATCGCGATTTCAGCCCCAACGGTTGAGCTGCAACGACTCACCGATGCCCTATCATTTTCAACCACCCACCGTTCGCAATTAAGCCTTTCGCTCGCACCGAACATGCAAACGATCCAACTTGACGTTTGGCACTCTGCCGCAGACAGCCAGCGACGAGGCGCGTTCGAACAACACTGCGAACAATGGCTACCCGCTGAAGAGCTCCAGAACGCTGATCGATATCGCCTGGTTCGAACCCGAAACCAGCATGTCATCGGCCGCGCGATGGCTCGCAGGTTGCTTGCGAAAGACCAAGTTGGACCGCATGACATTCGTTTCTGTGCCGGCACACATGGCAAACCCGAAGTTGATGCACCGCC
This is a stretch of genomic DNA from Stieleria sp. JC731. It encodes these proteins:
- a CDS encoding lysophospholipid acyltransferase family protein — encoded protein: MNHKLRWLFFAIVIRPLMIVILGTNLKHPERIPGDGPAIIVANHNSHLDVFALMHVLGLSRLKKVRPVAAADYFLSRPLRSWFARKIVGIIPIDRNQVGRSPDGRHPLQDISDSLANDEIVLLFPEGTRGEPELLKELQTGVAHLARRHPEVPIIPVFMRGLGKALPKGEAILVPFLCDIVFGSPLPSGLSKRDFMCQLNDSIDSLSAELGGGQWD
- a CDS encoding phosphatidate cytidylyltransferase; amino-acid sequence: MEHLAIEVRYTLLGIAVALGAATVLVLVARWLFNKDQDGELTSRIKTWWVIVGLFVAAIVPAANSAVWLFAFVSFLALKEFLSMTPTRRADRRVLFYAYATIPLQYYFAAVNWYGMFIVFIPVIMFIALPARMITIGRTEGFLKAAGTLHWGLMLTVFSLSHAAILLTFDPTLSDSVRLIGSYPSEVGKRHPGPGLLLLLVLMTELNDIFQFCWGKSCGGRKVAPTVSPGKTYAGLIGGAATTILVSIILGPKLTLMDWKCSGIAGVIIAFAGFFGDLCMSSLKRDLKIKDFGATLPGHGGVLDRVDSLIFTAPLFFHFVYYFYG
- a CDS encoding phosphatase PAP2/dual specificity phosphatase family protein, translated to MNPISPIRDKDASRSPNAKPTWPESVMVAAVTSALFLMFYGGAAFLTSYRQDVGTWYYEWEKAIPFVPAMIIPYMSIDLFFVIAPFVCSTRSELRVLGQRLSAIVIVAAVCFLVYPLELAVERPQPSGFFGSIYTWFTAMDKPFNLCPSMHIALRTVLAVHFGRHCRGLSRVLMNLWFCLIGLSTLLLYQHHFIDVVGGFVLAVVVMYVFDGLGWKRKATPDFGIASIYGAASLLLIAPMAWIPSCGWLTLWPGVACGITALGYLKLGDSIYRRKNGRISWPARILMGPVLAGQWLSWKYYARRSNVADHVVDNVWIGRLPTACEERQIEQNAIGAVVDVCVAFNENSQLLELERLELPILDLTAPTESQIEIAVRFIEANRHRGVLIHCKAGYSRSAAIVAAWLVKTGRCRSAEAAFDRIRLSRPDIVVRPEIRCLQFGTVATA
- a CDS encoding bifunctional alpha/beta hydrolase/class I SAM-dependent methyltransferase — its product is MTTITLRQNVSEQQPEERCESAPIAASALHRSRSIAEAPKSSCKERRSVEDSFVASDGQIIFYRYWRPASESQRSVLLFHRGHEHSERWQEFVETSELDDCWFFAWDARGHGRTQGARGAAESFARMVQDADEFACHLSTKFGLPISEMGVVGQSVGAVLAAAWIHDYARPVRAMVLATPALRIKLYVPLAIPGLRLLHKVRPQSFISSYVKPKMLTHDHDQARRYASDPLISPQIAVNVLLDLYDSSTRLMDDASAITTPTLMFVSDKDYVVRNDAQKQFFAGLSSSDKQLVELKGFYHSTFWERDRAQVIKQTSAFLKRQFVGPKIPASSQQLAIPSERKYRKLKESQSIASSAWYSLQRLMLNTAGRLSRGVRIGWKSGFDSGQSLDHVYRDKAEGISSVGRMIDRGYLDAVGWKGIRQRKVHLEQLLDQTIAQATQEFGEVRILDIAAGPGRYVQETIKRNSDTQITATLCDRDAGGLEEGMQISKSLGIGDRVEFKQSDAFDADSIRKAAGDKPVQIVIVSGLYELFPDNQPIEKSLAGIASVLCDGGWLIYTDQPWHPQQEMIAKVLPNRDGDPWVMRCRSQGEMDSLVREAGMHRERLLIDRWGIFSVAKARKV
- a CDS encoding IRE (iron responsive element); translation: MNQSTAFRRKIIYLVILVATLVPLYLLGRPSDGTPDSGGQLALMRQKYGIAESDLGEISPASETMKLASLGLRGVAATLLWDKAHKYRVAHEWDRLKASLNNIALLQPHYDKVWEHQAHNLAYNVSIEFDDYRQRYEMVREGTEFLTRGVRQNRKAPRLIWYTGWFYGQKLGMSDEKKQFRRLFSEDKILHASLANEGIAVDSNEAKGPDQKPDNWLVGRLWLNHGYDLVDAGVKIRRQSPINFFETGPKWLFKHAEAIEKEGVLDERAVRAYTKSAEGWEQFGRRSVPTNDGFSIKLGRINDLNAQKSEKLDEFRKVAGDVYEQMREEKVAALPIDVRKVYDKAPEERTEAGKQAMPAILASIEPDREAVLKQLPQAEQLTAIQLIDEIKDLDAQIQKTDSYRRQINYIYWESLAMAEQEERTVEARRLIYEAEKANADAEIYVAIEKYKKAFEIWAEIFDDYPILTIDDSAEDLYMSIRRYMIAIDSEDLPDDFPLATFARMMNSENGIQNADAYKTVREQQGELAANRKKELEEEERARELEAMKAAEEEAKADSDAEPALESAEEPADAEMAAEDNETVSEPEQSSESKAESEAEASDSEVSDSAEGGDQSGGAESTTEEMAEDAAESEDTAAEEQPATESDPGADEESEEVESN
- a CDS encoding ABC transporter permease: MKLQPDDFWTFSEWLMRPGAFLESALLKGGVLIVLAIVLGLLVGYIISSARYGPGEGFYAVARAVRDFFRTDLPGTSPRRIFALARLAFKEAIRRRVLFVFGLFVVVLLLAGWFLNPESDDPARLYISFVLTATNYLVLALALFISAFSLPQDIETRTIYTIVTKPVRSSEIVLGRMLGFIGVGTMMLVPMGLLSYLFVRRGLDHTHVEVVDATRDESGTITGKTDYVRKHQHNFTIESDEEIGVTDFVRGHRHVVRKIDDQTFEIGPPTQQLRARIPVYGDIQFYDRSGAPKDAGIDVGAEQMDGGYGSAGISRFIGIARGPRKLEHSYVEGGTLGMAEFTFDNVVPSLYPDGIPVDLSVRAYRSYKGDIESGIRGSLTMKNPDTGAESNPIPFVVEEYQIDERTLPLQIEGTDSEGATRELSVYDDLVTEDGRMQLILRCLDRSQYLGVTKSGVYLRPAESSFGWNLTKAYISIWFQMTMIIAFGVMFSTFLSGPVAMVATAVCVLMGFSAETIYDTRYYIDSPIEHGGGPIESLVRLVKQDAMTTQLDVEGVANTLIKSADAGIVYALDAVATALPNLPRMVGTAEYAASGVNIFGAVLARHGVATLGYCLLAFLISYFFLKSREIAA
- a CDS encoding CDP-alcohol phosphatidyltransferase family protein, producing the protein MPSVYDLKPKFQSVLRPVVRFLASQGVTANQVTLFAVLISVCQGLLVVLFPMSWWALAMMPVVLLIRMGLNAIDGMLAREFNQKSNLGAILNELGDIVSDVCLYLPLALVSQLSVWLLVLFVVLAVIVEFAGMTAIQVGGERRYDGPMGKSDRAFWVGLLSTLLAAGWINASVASGYLVCLIFLSVISVWNRCRKALQLQTAI